The window AACATGTTAATTTGTTGCTCTTTAGCACCAACTGGAGAAAGAGGAGAAGCTTGCGAAGCAGCAAGGAGAGGCTCTGAAAGCAAATTACAAGAAGTATGAGATGATAGATAGTTTGATGGCTGATGGAACTGCTCGACGTTTGGCACGGCGTTATGATTTGAGAGTTTCAGATGACTCAGGCCCTTCTACCTTTCATTGACAAGTAACCAATATATGCACTAATGTAAGTAGCTGTGCTCTTTGGGCATGTGTTAAATACTTTGAAACATGTGgatatcttttcttttcccctaATTTTAGGTGCAATTAGATTTTGTTCATGTGATCTTTTCATATCATCTGATTGTCAAATTCctgaaaattttcatgctAGATAAGCACAAAATCACAACTATAATATACTCATGAGTATGTCCTATGTAGGTAATATTGTCATCAAACCAATGCCATGAGTTTGAGTTGATCCAAAAATTGTGATACATAAAAAGCATAGATAGTTCTCATTCTTGATTGATGATTTGCCAGAATCAGGGCTGTGTATGCTCTCTCTCATCCTTTGAAGAGGCAATGCAGTGTAAAACTCCTTCATTTAACCTTTCCCCCCCCTTACCTGTATCCTTAAAGCATAGGTAAGGATACTTTCATCTTgtcaaaaatttgattaaggGAAACAGGTGGCAAGTGCCTATTCAATTTGATTAGCTGATGTAGAAACAAGGTTTAACTTTACTAATTTATTAGCATATGATATTGGCATATATCATAACGGTTATAAGTGACGGTGTCATCATgattctttaaattttcaaaaacaattacTACTATTAGTTAATGCATGCAATGACTTTGAGTATTTGAGCTTCTTTGAATAGCTACTCTTGGATAGAAATTTGTAGTGTGCCATCAGGGATTCTGATGAAAAAGTTAGCAAAAGAAAGCACTCATCTTGGAATGGGGTTTTACCTTTGATGCAATTAATGGTTGATGTCTACAAAGGTTGCTAACCTATATGGGATTGAAAATTCTTAGGTGTTTGGAGAATGTTGGATGGTGTTCAATTAAACTGATTCTTATTGACTTTGattaatgttttatatttatctttctttggATTGAGGGGGGGAATTTGACCTTGATATCTCCTTTTTAAAAGCATGGTTGCTGATAGGCTATTGTGTTGGTTattgtgaatattttgttaaagTAGATTTCTTTTTAGAAGGAAGacaaaaaaacttattaactTTTTCAATATGTAAATAGCTCCGGAAAGCAACAAATTTCAAAGACAACCCCAGTGAGTGTCAATCATTGTTCACCCTTTCTTTAGCCTGATCTCCTTTATTTCAAAtcttgtcaaaattaaaatcctcATTTCTGTGATACTCATGCACATATATCATCAAACAGAAACAAGTGTGCATTATCATTGAAAAGTTTTGgctttttgaattgaaattgtggTTGATTTGGTAAAGATTTGTAGATAGTTTGAGCATAAGTAAAGATTTGACGGCTTTTATGAGTTTTGGTTGGGTTTTTGTGTCTGTCTGGTGGGATGATACTTGGCCAGGTACTTAATCTGTAATTTGATTCTCTCAAGATGTTTTATCTGCAAATGAGTGtttacttcaaaatttaattagttgCTTTGCTGTAATTCTCTCTGtttgtatttaatttgttcatgAGTATGATTGAACCAAATAATGTACATTTTGGCCACTTGTGACGGCCTTTTGATGCTTTATCCCTTGATATATTATAGTTGTGAAGCTTACATTTGTACTATATTTGTATATTAATGCTTTAAGAACTCGTGAAGAAATTTTGCCTGTGTTTAATTTGGTTCTTTTAACGTTAAACACAATCACGATACAAATAATATTCGTgtcttaaatttgaataatgtatatatatatgtttaataattGTATAACACgatacaataaaataaacacgtttattaaacgtatTAATATATGGCACGACATGATTAATAACACAATTAACACGTTTAatacgattaaataaaaatatttataattgaatttaattttattatttaaatttaaaatcaataattatagaaacaattatgataaaaaaataataataacatcaaatataataaaatttaacatatataaaattcattatcatataatatgataaaatcCATTATTAACATTgaactttaaaatattaataatatctaaaattatctataattaaataaatatcattAATCATATGATGAACTATGATTAATTCCAAACACTCCAATCAAAATCGAAAACTCATTTGTCAATGTCATATCATTTTAATGTCACAAAATCTaataatgaaatgaaaacaatatatgaataaaagtagatcaaaagatttaaaatgaTAACAAAGCAAAAGTTCAAAATTAGGATTTGAGCatgatataattatattattatttgcataaaatttaaaaattttattaaaataattatttaaaattatttaaataaagttaaaataattttttattattaatttttaataagttgATGAACGTGTCACGCATGCACATTTAAATACAATAATACGATTAATTAAACATATTACTTGTGTCTTACACGAAAcatgttaaaattaaatctaaatttgtttaatctcatatatttttttatattgtattATCATGTCATATTCAAAATTGTTAAAGTTTACTTGAGATTCTGTTTGAAACTTTCAGCCTAAAAAGAACTCCTTCAAAATTGAAGTAATGAGCCACCCATCAGCGGCGACTACAGAGTAGTAGGTGTGTGTAGAAAAGACTAGCCCTTCCAAAAATGGATAACTCCATGAATGCTCCTTACACtccattttctcctttttcccCAAGTTCTTTTAGGTAGCTTAAGGGAGTGGGGATTCTAAATTTAGACCTTATCCCTCCTAAGAAGAGTTAACAACCGGTAGGCCTAGCTTTATTTGTTAGCAATTGCATTTAGATAATCTTCGGACaataaatatcacatttttGCTCTTTCTGGAATAGTATTATGTTAAAGAGTATTTAagtattcaatttaattataagtttataaagATTTTTCGGATTTgaaatcttaaaaaataaataaaaaacaatttgttaaaggaaataagatttaaattgataaaatttagcCATTGCtagtaaataaagaaaatacgGCTTATAAGTATTTTAATGCGTAAATAAATTATCCGAAATCTATAAATACACATTGTTGATCAGTTACaggtattattttttttttattttttacaacaAATTAATATTCGGGTAAAGAAAAGTGATTTTCATTGCTCTTTCTGTTCTCATTATTGTAGAATTACGAAGGGCACaacaaacaagaaataaaaataaggtATTGTGTCTTTAAAATAACAGCCTAAAACCTAGAAATTGAAACGTTGCACTATTGATAAAgttcttgttttgaaaactGTTACCGAAttaattgaatcaatcttttttttttttaaagatttataCACTTCTATTATGTAAGAAAGCATTAATTATGTGAAGGCCAACGGCCAAGCCTATGTGTCCCAAGGCCCAACCGCTCTATACCGAAATGGCTAATTCCTTGGAGGGAACAGGTCCAGATGTTTTGACTTCCTTTTTTGGAGTTAATTAGCTGCACCTTGGAGATTAGACTTATACCCAAAATTTTATGACAATTTGAATCATTATGGCTATtaactttcaaatttattttatgaacaAATATTAATAGGTTCATatcaaaatttagattaaaatGTTACGTGGGATAGAGGAATAAATTTGTTTATTGTgagatttgaataaaattttaaatttgaactgtaatatttttctttcgttggaaagaaaaaaataacttaaaatttccTTTAAATAATTAGATCAAATTGAGTTCCATTCTGCACCTGAGTATTTATCTTATTAGTTGGTGCATAATCTCTCtatttaaagaatatgattcgaattctctctctctcaattataaaaaaaaaaaaaaattgagttcCATTCTTGAATGATTGGCATAAGCAAATAAAGGAATTCTATACACTTTAGTTGAATTCTACAGTTAACAAAAAATGAGTCAAtgtgatgatatatatatatcaatatcTATTGCCTATTAATCTCACATAGACATAGGGTCAACAAAATTTGTTTGGGTCCATTCCTTGCCATCATCAATGAAAGTTAGCATAATCAAATtgaaggagagagagagagagagagagagagaggaggggggggggggggataTAGCCTCACCCTGAGCTGGCCAATCAGAATGCTGCATTGTATTACTCCAGAATCCTGATGGGCTGTTTCTGTTCCCTCCTCACTCATATCTTATCTTCCATCAAATAGGGTTCGTAGGTACTGTAAGCCCATCACATTCCTCTCTACCACCCCTTTTTGGCAATCCCACCACACTCTTAAATTTCCCTCTCTTCCCCCATCCATCCATCCTTATCAAACCAAAATATGACCACAAACTCTCTAAGGTACCTCCATCATCCCCAATACTCTTCCCTCAAACGCCTCTCCACCTCAGAATCCATCCCTCCTCCTCCTTCCTCCCTCTTCATCAGaccctcctcctcctcctcctcctccacTAACAATCTTTCCTCCACCACcaccttctctctctcttctacCACCTCTTCCACTTCCTCTACCACCTCCACTTCCCAGCCTATCTCCTTCGACGCCCTCCAGCACCACCTTTCCACTCAGAACTTCCGCCAGGCTGATGAAGAGACACGCCGTCTCCTCATAGTCCTAGCTGGGGAAGCAGCTGAGAAACGTGGCTATGTCTTCTTCTCTGAGGTCCAGTTCATCTCTGAAGCCGACCTCATAGCTATCGATGACCTCTGGAAGCAGTACAGCAGCAACAGGTTCGGATACAGTGTTCAAAAAAGATTGTGGCAGAAAGTTGACAAGGACTTCACCAAGTTCTTTCTCAAAGTTGGGTGGATGAAGAAGCTTGACACCGAGGTTGAGCAATACAACTACAGGGCTTTCCCGAATGAGTTTATGTGGGAACTAAATGATGAAACACCCGAGGGTCACTTGCCATTGACAAATGCTCTAAGGGGAACACAGCTGCTTAACAGTATTCTTAGCCATCCAGCTTTTGAGGGTCAGGAGGATGACGAAGAAGAAGGTGAAGTTGGTGGAGAAGATGGGGCTGTCAAAGGTTTGAGAGATGGAGCAAAGCCACTCAGcaacaaatttttcaaaccaGACTATAGCTTTTGATCACTTTTTGCCCAATGTTTTAGCAAAAAACACTGTAAAACTTGAATtggaatttcaaaataaattaatcaatgTCTGTAATGATCATAGGTGGTATATAATTATTGCTTCTTTTTACAGGGATGAAATTTTGTCTTTCTTGTTGTCCACACCACTGtatttcttgcttgttttttttCCCTCGAAAGCTTGCCTCACATAATTTCCAAGAGGCACAATGGCTCAGTTACCTTTTCtgtttgaaatattaaatgcGGGCGTTGGAGTTAAAAGCAGTCATTGGTATTTGATCTTCAATGCAATTCTGAGAGAAGGATGATGACAAACAAAAGACTgacttgtttgtttttttgccTGTTCTTGATTGtgacctttttcttttgatttgatCAAGGGTACTtgttgagaaagaaagaaactacCCCATTGACAAACTATGGTCTGCATTGTGCCTTtcaaagattaaaataataggaaaagaaatggTTAGGTTTGGTGAAGGAAATGCAAGTATGCCAAATTGTAATTCCATCATGGAGGCCATAGCGTAAAGGGAAAAAGTAGATGTTAAAGGTTCGGTGAAGCTTTTGGAATCAAAATCATTACTATGATGAATAAATAACACATGCATACACTATTGAATATCAACATAATGACAAAATTTCAATATAAAGATACACTAAAAATAAACCCGTTTTCTTAATCTTAGCATTAACTTAGACATCGACTGATAAAGAAAAAGCGGAAGGAGTTGAGGGGGGAGAACAATATTCATGGCTCTGCACTATCCTCGGCAGTTCTCTTCCAGAAATTTATGGCACAACACATTAcaaatatctttatttgtgGACATACAGAGAGACGAAACCCTGCAAGATTTGGACCTGTCCTTTTTTCCTTCATCTGGGTTTTGCAAATTTGCAGTGGCCCACATAGTGCTTGGTGGTAAGAGCAGAGCCAAGGATGGAATGGAAGCATTAAGCCCTCTTTTCTTTGTATAAAAGAATTGCCACGTCTCTTGACATTTCAGGGCTATTTTTCTCCACAATTTTGACTCATTCATGC is drawn from Theobroma cacao cultivar B97-61/B2 chromosome 4, Criollo_cocoa_genome_V2, whole genome shotgun sequence and contains these coding sequences:
- the LOC18602494 gene encoding tetrapyrrole-binding protein, chloroplastic, which encodes MTTNSLRYLHHPQYSSLKRLSTSESIPPPPSSLFIRPSSSSSSSTNNLSSTTTFSLSSTTSSTSSTTSTSQPISFDALQHHLSTQNFRQADEETRRLLIVLAGEAAEKRGYVFFSEVQFISEADLIAIDDLWKQYSSNRFGYSVQKRLWQKVDKDFTKFFLKVGWMKKLDTEVEQYNYRAFPNEFMWELNDETPEGHLPLTNALRGTQLLNSILSHPAFEGQEDDEEEGEVGGEDGAVKGLRDGAKPLSNKFFKPDYSF